In Drosophila simulans strain w501 chromosome X, Prin_Dsim_3.1, whole genome shotgun sequence, one DNA window encodes the following:
- the LOC6739840 gene encoding serine-rich adhesin for platelets, which produces MDTSNASAKSKTSASGSSSINGIGSQIKHISSSQDIGSSVPAVTVQDEKSESHSHSHSHSSASSQSSQSQSQSQPQSTVLTVVGQSISKSSTGALAVLHLPPPTATALVQASANIADLGSMPRARPSFVSNTSSTAATTATSASDGGKPMAVAAIPPASPVSISEPTCPPVSAVSMAPSACDFDSDTELSIVAAAAAVSASAGIDSRSPTSPPTAAASTIMPQLNSSAGGGGVGGGGGTASIAGSQSGFGAGSGAMAAGNTNGHSTTSSSSTHLSLNAKQQRQQKRRRERAQRLQAERDSRCNASSLSGTFIAGSSVGVGSAMSAANGGQGGGVGLVTPNSGVGGGSSAVAMGNGSAAGPGNNGMIYHINSAGSMGEDSNNSNGNFTSSSNGSNNLLPPTDSIASLLLNPPHSPECNSGLMATPSDSEGESLDEDLLSTSSSSTLLLPRDKPPPRPPPPVRRKLPRSPVLEEEIIDGFAILEFKTYEDLEFAIKLGQKRKEKRLSALDELTCTYSIEEMKIPKVIDTGQSQPLRVTSLSTLTVNNNNLKENPQPSLHRDRGGNVISNNNNNNSSNNNNSMINSNGPNANSNSSSLSNVVYLLPSVNMVGNVLETEAEPRDHWRSEYGQQQDQLQSDNSANSKSNNNISDDNQINNSSHQINHTTNNQSSKQQQQAADGGCNASKMQVNNSATVSTRFLENDNDSLMLDISLPSLGVGGAVSHSHDHIDVGVIHASCTGSSSSDTKKSHNSPATSNNTIDQLHVTKPLPTHQLNNLISSDLNAAANANANSNHLGVCKLGSQSAQVAKKSMGLENIETVTTSAACCSLDIQELANVSAQSFGASSSSSSSSSIKKENEQSDLLNDASTNCSSNSKGNNICDNVSNDKKNSEQIFDIDNPPTPMNISNTSSCSDRSSSRKLSDLPHLKKKSAACGDRDNGPYAGVPFAPAMGTVSPDSDPSKALNIKNASESAPGKAVHGHAGAPIPPPAASMGDPGNRELGGVLQKSSPDKPLYPSLCAPPSVSSVQFPNVGISAGNEKIASTVASDIDQKIIFNSKATASVSNGLSSGVQRSIVPLLSAAPSPAAVTLSSPFSAHIAAAPNAAGLSILTSASSVILANSSIKSNDSFTRGNTNNGSNNGSSNGQGQLSSVGLSSTSEIAKSNSVPTTSSPPNPIVNGFLSVYPPPATIATSSVTTSALPRVSPNAANKLVPPVSATSSISINPNYVGISGGTTTTSGMGKVVFGAGGNAIVGTGSPLLFPGAPPAPISHVATGVPMIIQAPPYRAPYTNYPLYTPYSGLTHGSYLPPVLPVATPNLSNLPPTQHRSSDSRNSRESPASLKSTPSNIGLSVSMAPTLRSITPLNNSSAISSGASQPVVSVVPSANSAALSMSNPHISHSHHVPVYASGAFSSAAAGTSTPNSGLSTLAVTSLSTSAAPQPHSHFPQSTQMLPQSGNFSSVSHLLTTHPMSSQNQPMVRCGSTLYSSASAAATAPPSAAAAAAVSNFTPSVLAVQSLTTAVTSSSSSPSTLSSSVIQKVISPKGESPCNKDRDSSYSTNIRSHGASTMLPGASQGIGLGSSFCGIAPSQYGGTGTPVLSSSSSMPPGLGNLSSYSSKAALWLNSPANAVVTTCAPTTPIVSSGSARPTPPLSNCTSMGIGMLNAASTARSSCNAISPLSIPATAGIHVSAANPSFQSSSYFPAPLAPPPSSPSPATSSAAIISSSASQFNPAVSHSMSSIVTTAGATTTTASSVTQPTAAAISNPVTNTPHPFSAESLFQPSKNDQADLLRRELDSRFLDRSGLAVTPTPPSSTYLRTDLQHQQHAHLHQHPQLLPPVSASSTPLTAVQPSSGQIFPPPLFKDISKISSVDPQFYRTGMGLPPGGYTGYTSAGLLHSGLGGPTPFMPPNHLTSFAPKKTGRWNAMHVRIAWEIYYHQNKQSPEKQPGFPTASSNAGSINAPIPPGNMISGGGGGMASGASTPVNNVAAIPAVGGGVLVSNGPPSVLGMKTTPNLGMSSAPQHILHRASEMPPSAAFPGGLPGRLAFETSPLAASFIGAPPSHIGTAVSPFGRYVTPFGFTGLTHFGGHLDSWRTNAMQRSVAYHPSSAAASPNWPVKSDPGLDNARREAEERERELRDREQRERDRQRREREERERKEKEEKLKREQQERERERERDRKERERERREIERREMERERMLQQQRINESNKQAAVQAAAAATAPVRDRSPHRNVGELNTEIRIKEEHPRTKEEQDVMLLRASAAAVGVGDPRYHSSSLAAAQASAAAAAAHHHHANFMAASRHGLPPPPSHLTRTMMPPTLSVGGPITHFGAPAPPGWGIDPYRDPYPILRYNPIMEAALRHEAEERQKAINIYAAQSAAHLRSKEPSPIPPSVGSLGPPPPHHRLQIVSSVAQSGVQQPGPPSQQQQQQMSSGGGMVKNSGGPPAPGSIPVQHMISVDSMGQQSVSAKKESDHTMGIVSNAGVGLSSVPGGVIGISPVSSVAPSR; this is translated from the exons ATGGACACATCAAATGCCAGCGCTAAATCAAAGACGTCTGCGTCGGGCAGCAGTAGTATTAATGGAATAGGATCCCAAATCAAGCATATATCATCGTCGCAGGACATTGGATCCTCCGTTCCCGCTGTCACAGTCCAGGATGAGAAGAGCGAGTCGCACTCCCACTCACATTCACACTCCAGCGCCAGCTCACAGTCGTCCCAGTCGCAATCGCAGTCACAGCCACAGTCCACAGTGCTCACGGTAGTGGGCCAGAGTATATCAAAGAGTTCGACCGGCGCCCTGGCGGTACTGCATCTTCCTCCGCCGACGGCGACCGCCTTAGTTCAAGCAAGTGCCAATATAGCCGATCTGGGCTCCATGCCGCGTGCTCGGCCATCGTTTGTATCGAACACCTCCTCGACGGCGGCGACGACGGCGACGTCGGCATCGGATGGCGGCAAACCAATGGCCGTGGCAGCGATTCCCCCGGCATCACCCGTCTCCATATCGGAGCCCACCTGTCCACCTGTTTCGGCGGTATCGATGGCTCCCAGTGCCTGTGACTTTGACTCCGACACGGAACTCTCGATTGTGGCAGCCGCAGCGGCCGTCTCTGCCTCAGCCGGCATAGATTCGCGATCCCCGACGTCTCCTCCGACGGCGGCGGCATCCACAATAATGCCACAGCTGAATTCCAGTgcgggaggaggaggagtaggaggcggaggaggcacTGCTAGCATAGCCGGTAGTCAGTCCGGCTTCGGAGCGGGATCAGGAGCAATGGCTGCTGGGAATACCAATGGCCACAGCACcacctccagcagcagcactcaTCTGAGTCTGAATGCCAAGCAACAGCGCCAGCAGAAACGCCGGAGGGAACGTGCCCAGCGTTTGCAAGCGGAACGCGACAGTCGATGCAATGCCAGCTCGCTGAGTGGCACGTTCATAGCCGGATCCTCTGTGGGGGTCGGCAGTGCCATGAGTGCGGCCAACGGTGGCCAGGGAGGTGGAGTTGGCCTCGTCACGCCCAACAGCGGCGTCGGTGGCGGATCCTCGGCGGTTGCAATGGGCAACGGATCGGCGGCAGGACCCGGCAACAATGGGATGATCTATCACATCAACAGCGCTGGCAGCATGGGCGAGGATAGCAACAACTCAAATGGAAActtcaccagcagcagcaatggcagcaACAATCTGCTGCCGCCCACAGATAGTATTGCATCGTTACTCCTAAATCCACCACATTCCCCCGAGTGCAACTCGGGTCTGATGGCCACGCCTAGCGATAGCGAGGGTGAGTCGCTGGACGAGGATCTGCTCTCGacctcgtcctcgtccacACTGCTCTTGCCGCGCGACAAGCCACCGCCTCGACCACCACCTCCGGTTCGAAGAAAGCTGCCACGATCTCCGGTGCTCGAGGAGGAAATCATCGATGGATTCGCTATACTGGAGTTTAAGACATACGAGGATCTTGAG TTTGCCATCAAATTGGGACAGAAGCGGAAGGAGAAGCGCCTATCCGCACTGGACGAGCTAACTTGTACCTACAGTATAgaggaaatgaaaattccaaaGGTTATAGATACTGGTCAATCGCAGCCGTTGCGTGTCACCAGCCTGTCCACTTTGACTGTTAACAATAACAATCTGAAGGAGAACCCGCAGCCAAGCCTTCATCGTGATCGTGGCGGCAATGTCAttagcaacaataataacaataacagcagcaacaacaacaacagcatgaTCAACAGCAATGGCCCCAACGCgaacagcaatagcagcagtTTATCCAACGTGGTCTACCTGCTGCCATCTGTGAACATGGTCGGCAATGTTCTGGAGACGGAAGCCGAGCCCAGGGATCACTGGCGATCCGAATATGGGCAGCAGCAAGACCAATTGCAATCGGACAATAGCGCGAACagtaaaagtaataataacaTTAGTGATGATAATCAAATTAACAATAGTAGCCACCAAATAAACCACACAACCAACAACCAATCGAgcaagcaacaacagcaggcgGCGGACGGTGGTTGCAATGCGTCGAAAATGCAAGTGAACAACAGTGCTACTGTTAGTACTCGATTTTTGGAGAACGACAACGATTCACTGATGTTGGATATCAGCCTGCCATCGCTGGGCGTTGGTGGCGCCGTATCGCATAGTCATGACCACATTGACGTTGGTGTGATCCACGCCAGTTGtactggcagcagcagcagcgacaccAAAAAATCTCACAATTCCCCCGCCACGAGTAATAACACTATTGACCAATTGCACGTAACAAAACCGCTGCCCACGCACCAGCTCAATAATCTAATATCAAGTGATCTTAATGCCGCCGCGAATGCAAACGCAAACAGTAATCACCTGGGTGTCTGCAAACTGGGCTCGCAATCAGCACAGGTCGCAAAG AAGTCGATGGGTTTGGAGAACATTGAAACCGTGACGACATCAGCGGCCTGCTGCTCCCTGGATATCCAGGAGCTGGCCAATGTTTCGGCGCAATCCTTTggggccagcagcagcagcagcagcagtagcagcataAAGAAGGAAAACGAGCAAAGTGATCTTTTGAACGAT GCTTCAACCAATtgtagcagcaacagcaaaggAAATAATATC TGTGATAATGTCAGCAATGATAAAAAG AATTCTgaacaaatatttgatattgACAACCCCCCAACGCCCATGAACATTTCAAATACTTCTTCGTGTTCGGATCGATCGTCTTCTCGCAAGTTATCCGACCTTCCACACCTGAAGAAAAAGAGTGCGGCGTGTGGAGATAGAGATAATGGCCCATATGCCGGAGTACCTTTTGCGCCAGCGATGGGCACAGTATCTCCGGACAGCGATCCAAGTAAAGCTTTAAACATTAAGAACGCATCGGAGAGCGCACCGGGCAAGGCGGTCCATGGCCATGCTGGTGCTCCGATTCCACCACCTGCGGCCAGCATGGGCGATCCTGGGAACAGAGAGCTGGGTGGTGTGCTGCAGAAATCCTCGCCCGACAAGCCGCTCTATCCCAGCTTGTGTGCTCCGCCATCGGTTTCGTCAGTGCAA TTTCCCAACGTTGGAATATCAGCTGGAAATGAGAAAATTGCATCAACAGTTGCGTCTGACATCGATCAAAAGATTATTTTCAACAGCAAGGCAACTGCTTCCGTTTCGAACGGCCTGTCGTCGGGGGTGCAACGGTCAATTGTTCCATTACTATCTGCGGCGCCATCGCCGGCTGCAGTTACTCTAAGCAGTCCGTTTAGCGCACACATCGCAGCTGCACCGAATGCTGCCGGATTATCAATACTAACTTCGGCATCGAGTGTGATTCTAGCCAACAGCAGTATAAAATCAAACGATAGCTTTACGCGCGGTAACACCAACaatggcagcaacaatggcagctccaATGGCCAGGGACAACTGTCGTCGGTGGGATTGTCGAGCACTTCAGAAATTGCGAAAAGTAATTCGGTACCAACGACGTCCTCGCCCCCCAATCCCATAGTCAATGGCTTCCTTAGTGTTTATCCGCCGCCTGCTACGATTGCAACGTCATCCGTAACTACAAGTGCGTTGCCACGCGTCTCGCCCAACGCAGCCAATAAATTAGTGCCACCGGTCTCCGCCACATCATCCATCTCGATAAACCCAAACTATGTTGGTATTTCTGGTGGAACGACGACAACTTCCGGCATGGGAAAGGTGGTCTTCGGCGCTGGCGGCAATGCCATTGTGGGCACAGGGTCTCCACTGCTTTTTCCTGGCGCACCGCCTGCACCCATTTCTCATGTGGCCACTGGCGTGCCGATGATCATCCAGGCCCCGCCATACCGAGCACCGTACACGAATTACCCTCTCTACACTCCATATAGCGGCCTTACGCACGGGTCGTACCTGCCTCCAGTATTGCCGGTTGCCACGCCCAACTTGTCCAACTTACCGCCCACACAGCACCGGAGCTCGGATAGTCGCAACAGTCGAGAGTCGCCAGCATCCTTGAAGTCAACGCCATCGAATATTGGATTAAGCGTATCCATGGCGCCGACCCTGCGATCCATCACGCCACTTAATAATAGCAGTGCAATTTCTAGCGGCGCATCGCAGCCCGTTGTGTCGGTGGTGCCTTCGGCGAACTCGGCTGCCCTTTCCATGAGCAATCCGCATATATCTCATTCCCATCATGTGCCTGTCTACGCTTCAGGTGCATTCTCCTCTGCGGCCGCTGGGACGAGCACCCCGAACTCTGGACTCTCGACACTGGCGGTTACCTCACTATCAACGTCGGCTGCTCCCCAACCGCACTCGCACTTCCCCCAGTCAACGCAGATGCTGCCGCAGAGCGGTAACTTTTCGTCAGTGTCCCATTTGCTGACCACGCACCCAATGTCATCGCAGAACCAGCCTATGGTTCGCTGCGGAAGTACACTATACTCATCAGCgtctgcagctgcaactgcgcCGCcatcggctgctgctgctgctgccgtctCCAACTTCACGCCATCGGTTCTCGCTGTGCAAAGTTTGACGACAGCGGTCACGTCGAGCTCGTCATCTCCATCAACATTATCATCATCTGTGATCCAGAAGGTTATTTCCCCCAAAGGAGAGAGTCCTTGCAATAAAGATCGGGATTCCAGCTACAG TACAAATATCAGGTCACATGGTGCGTCAACAATGCTGCCTGGCGCATCCCAAGGCATTGGCCTGGGATCGTCGTTTTGTGGTATCGCGCCAAGTCAATATGGAGGTACAGGTACCCCAGTATTATCGTCAAGTTCTTCAATGCCGCCAGGACTGGGAAATCTCTCCTCGTACTCATCAAAGGCAGCACTGTGGTTGAA CTCTCCTGCCAACGCAGTGGTGACGACATGTGCTCCCACAACGCCCATAGTATCGAGTGGCAGTGCCCGTCCGACGCCTCCGCTCTCCAACTGCACAAGCATGGGCATTGGCATGCTGAATGCGGCATCGACGGCGAGAAGTTCTTGCAATGCCATATCACCCCTATCCATACCTGCGACCGCTGGTATTCACGTGTCTGCTGCAAATCCCTCTTTTCAGTCGTCGTCATACTTCCCAGCACCTTTAGCGCCGCCACCATCCTCCCCATCGCCAGCTACTTCTTCCGCGGCCATCATCAGCTCCTCCGCTTCGCAATTCAATCCAGCTGTGTCGCACTCGATGAGCAGTATTGTGACGACGGCGGGAGCCACTACGACCACGGCTTCATCTGTAACGCAGCCAACGGCTGCGGCTATATCGAACCCAGTTACCAACACGCCGCATCCCTTTTCTGCAGAATCGCTTTTTCAGCCCAGTAAAA ATGATCAAGCTGATTTGCTGCGGCGCGAGCTAGATAGCCGATTTCTGGATAGATCTGGCTTGGCTGTTACCCCCACACCGCCATCATCAACATATTTACGAACTGATCTCCAGCATCAACAGCACGCACATCTACATCAGCATCCGCAGTTGCTTCCACCAGTATCGGCCTCATCAACTCCCCTAACTGCTGTGCAACCGAGCTCTGGACAAATTTTTCCCCCGCCACTATTTAAAGATATATCCAAAATCTCATCCGTCGATCCTCAGTTCTATCGCACTGGCATGGGATTGCCGCCGGGAGGCTACACTGGCTACACCTCAGCGGGCCTTTTGCACAGTGGCCTCGGTGGCCCGACGCCGTTCATGCCTCCCAACCACTTAACATCCTTTGCTCCAAAG AAAACTGGTCGCTGGAATGCCATGCACGTTCGTATCGCGTGGGAAATCTACTACCACCAGAACAAGCAAAGCCCGGAGAAGCAGCCAGGCTTTCCAACGGCGTCATCGAACGCAGGATCGATCAATGCACCAATACCTCCTGGCAACATGATcagcggcggtggtggtggtatgGCCAGCGGCGCCAGCACGCCGGTCAACAATGTGGCAGCTATTCCGGCGGTCGGCGGTGGCGTGCTCGTGTCCAATGGTCCGCCCTCGGTGCTTGGCATGAAGACGACTCCCAATCTTGGCATGAGCTCGGCGCCACAGCATATTCTGCATCGAGCGAGTGAAATGCCGCCATCAGCAGCATTTCCAGGCGGTCTGCCGGGTCGCTTAGCATTTGAAACTTCTCCCCTGGCGGCGAGTTTCATTGGAGCGCCTCCTAGTCATATTG GAACCGCAGTGTCTCCATTTGGACGCTATGTGACTCCGTTTGGATTCACAGGGCTAACGCATTTTGGTGGCCACTTGGACTCGTGGag AACAAATGCCATGCAACGGAGTGTCGCTTATCATCCCTCCTCCGCGGCGGCGTCACCCAACTGGCCGGTGAAGTCGGATCCTGGTCTGGACAATGCACGCCGCGAGGCGGAGGAACGCGAACGGGAGCTGCGGGATCGTGAGCAGCGGGAGCGGGACCGTCAGCGACGCGAACGCGAGGAGCGGGAAaggaaggagaaggaggagaaaCTGAAACGCGAGCAACAGGAACGGGAGCGGGAACGAGAACGGGATCGAAAGGAGCGGGAACGCGAACGCAGGGAAATCGAGCGGCGGGAAATGGAGCGCGAGCGGAtgttgcaacagcagcgaaTCAACGAGAGCAACAAGCAGGCTGCAGTCCaagctgcggctgctgcgacGGCGCCCGTTCGTGACCGTTCGCCACATCGAAACGTGGGCGAGCTTAACACGGAGATTCGAATCAAGGAGGAGCATCCGCGCACaaaggaggagcaggacgTAATGCTTTTGCGAGCTTCAGCGGCGGCAGTCGGCGTTGGTGATCCCCGCTACCATTCCTCCTCGCTGGCCGCCGCACAGGCgagtgcagctgcagcagcggcacacCATCATCATGCCAACTTCATGGCGGCCAGTCGACACGGCTTGCCACCGCCACCCTCGCACCTCACGCGCACCATGATGCCGCCCACTCTGAGTGTCGGTGGGCCCATCACGCACTTCGGTGCACCGGCGCCTCCCGGCTGGGGAATAGATCCGTATCGCGATCCCTATCCCATTCTTCGCTACAATCCCATCATGGAGGCTGCCCTGCGACACGAGGCCGAGGAAAGGCAGAAGGCGATAAATATCTATGCAGCGCAATCTGCAGCCCATTTGCGCAGCAAGGAGCCAAGTCCTATTCCGCCTTCGGTTGGCTCTCTGGGCCCTCCGCCGCCACATCATCGCCTGCAGATTGTGTCCAGTGTGGCGCAATCGGGGGTACAGCAGCCCGGTCCGCCcagtcagcagcaacagcagcagatgtCCAGTGGCGGCGGTATGGTAAAGAACTCAGGAGGGCCACCGGCACCAGGAAGCATTCCAGTCCAGCACATGATTAGCGTCGATTCGATGGGCCAGCAGTCTGTTAGCGCCAAGAAGGAGTCGGACCACACGATGGGCATTGTGTCGAATGCTGGTGTTGGGCTAAGTTCAGTACCTGGCGGTGTAATCGGAATATCCCCCGTGTCATCGGTGGCGCCCAGTCGATGA
- the LOC6739841 gene encoding membrane-associated progesterone receptor component 1, with product MDSKVGADPSSAYDKEIGNNLNNDDSSFLGNIIREILYSPMNLALLAIICFLVYKIVRDRTEVPSVGVAKPSEPELPKIRRDFTVKELRQYDGTQPDGRVLVAVNGSVYDVSKGRRFYGPGGPYATFAGRDASRNLATFSVVSIDKDEYDDLSDLSAVEMDSVREWEMQFKEKYELVGKLLRKGEEPTNYDDDEDEENVNNDEQERKNLPKSKTETDDTKQEKESHILQGNATNKKNAQDQPISSTDC from the exons ATGGATTCCAAAGTGGGTGCAGATCCTAGTTCGGCCTACGACAAAGAAATCGGCAACAATCTAAACAACGATGATTCCTCATTTCTGGGCAACATAATCCGCGAAATCCTGTACAGTCCAATGAACCTAGCCCTCCTGGCAATCATCTGCTTCCTGGTCTATAAAATCGTTCGGGATCGCACCGAAGTGCCATCCGTGGGCGTTGCAAAGCCATCCGAACCGGAGTTACCCAAAATCCGACGCGATTTTACCGTGAAGGAGCTTCGCCAGTACGATGGAACTCAGCCGGATGGCCGGGTTTTGGTCGCCGTCAATGGAAGCGTTTACGATGTCAGCAAAGGAAGGCGTTTTTACGGTCCAG GTGGACCCTACGCAACTTTTGCGGGAAGAGATGCCTCCCGAAACTTGGCCACTTTCAGCGTGGTTTCAATTGACAAGGATGAATACGATGACCTGAGCGATTTAAGTGCCGTGGAAATGGACTCTGTGCGGGAATGGGAAATGCAGTTCAAGG aaaaatatgaGCTGGTTGGAAAGCTATTGCGCAAGGGCGAGGAACCAACCAACtatgacgatgatgaggacgaggagaaTGTTAACAATGATGAACAAGAGCGAAAGAACCTACCCAAGTCGAAAACTGAGACTGATGACACCAAACAAGAAAAGGAAAGTCACATTTTGCAAGGCaatgcaacaaacaaaaaaaacgcACAAGATCAGCCCATTTCTTCTACCGACTGTTAG
- the LOC6739842 gene encoding putative ribosome-binding factor A, mitochondrial produces MLSIRVLRLQNGHSILNNACQLALSRNKSSKSSSKDNVTRQGKIFGSLFGNRLKGSKNHWYPSPDAGTSGNQKSMHALKFGTPHSKTTASHNNRRMSVLNKLFMTNITDILATGAVADSIVGQGVQISYVKITSDFSRINVYWMGKDGGENQELENTLNRMSGRLQHELSQLHLMGEVPKIKFIRDKTSTGLHQVHEVLSKIDLQHSYSSSNAEVEESDVQIFQPAADEEWPEMRQDFLSFNQSLVMDKILGKMRKSKEAWVHHRQNIAKT; encoded by the coding sequence ATGCTAAGCATTCGTGTTTTAAGGCTACAAAATGGACACTCCATTCTTAACAACGCCTGCCAATTGGCACTTTCGCGAAACAAGAGCTCCAAAAGTTCGAGCAAAGACAACGTAACGCGCCagggaaaaatatttggctCGTTGTTTGGAAATCGGCTTAAAGGCAGCAAAAACCATTGGTATCCATCGCCCGATGCAGGAACATCAGGCAATCAGAAGTCGATGCACGCCTTGAAGTTTGGAACCCCACACTCGAAGACAACTGCCAGCCACAACAATCGACGCATGTCTGTTCTGAACAAGTTGTTCATGACGAACATCACTGATATTCTGGCCACCGGCGCAGTTGCCGATTCCATCGTGGGACAGGGAGTGCAGATTTCCTATGTCAAGATCACCAGCGACTTCTCCCGCATCAATGTCTATTGGATGGGCAAGGATGGCGGGGAGAACCAAGAGCTCGAGAACACATTGAACCGCATGAGCGGCAGACTGCAGCACGAGCTGTCGCAGCTGCATCTGATGGGCGAAGTGCCAAAGATCAAGTTTATCCGGGACAAAACGAGCACTGGTCTCCATCAGGTCCATGAGGTTCTGTCCAAGATCGATCTTCAGCATAGTTACTCTAGTTCAAATGCGGAAGTTGAAGAAAGCGACGTGCAGATTTTTCAGCCGGCTGCGGATGAGGAATGGCCTGAGATGCGACAGGATTTCCTCAGTTTTAACCAAAGCTTAGTTATGGACAAGATTCTCGGCAAGATGCGCAAGTCCAAAGAGGCCTGGGTTCATCATAGGCAAAATATTGCCAAAACCTAA